In Pseudomonas sp. ADAK2, the genomic window CCAACGGTTTGCCGGACGGTACGGTGATCGACGGCGAAATCGTCGCCTGGAAATCGGCGCATCCCACCACGGAAGATGCCTTCGATCCGCAATCCACGGCGCCACCGGCGGTGCAACCCTTCGCCCTGTTGCAACAGCGAATCGGCCGCAAAACCCTGGGCAAGAAAATCCTCGACGAAGTGCCGGTGGTGTTACTCGCCTACGATTTGTTGGAATGGCAGGGCGAAGACTGGCGCAACCACACCCAGATTGAACGTCGCACGCAATTGGAGCAGGTCATCGCCACTTGCAACAGCCCGGTGCTGCTGGCCTCGCCCGTCCTGACCGGCGAAGACTGGTTCGACCTCGCCCGGCAACGGGAAGCGTCGCGCCGGCTGGGGGTCGAAGGCATGATGCTCAAGGCCCGGGATGCGCTGTATGGCGTGGGCCGGACCAAGGACATGGGCGTGTGGTGGAAATGGAAAGTCGACCCGTTCAGCGTCGACGCGGTTTTGATTTATGCACAACGGGGCCATGGCCGTCGAGCCAGTCTCTACAGCGACTACACATTCGCGGTGTGGGATGGCCCGCCCGAGGCGAGTGAACGCACGCTGGTGCCGTTCGCCAAGGCTTACTCAGGGCTGACCGATGAAGAAATGCGTAAGGTCGACGGCATCGTGCGCAAAACCACGGTGGAGAAGTTCGGGCCGGTGAGCAGCGTGAAACCGAGCCTGGTGTTTGAGCTGGGGTTTGAAGGCATCGCCCTGTCCCGGCGGCACAAGAGTGGGATTGCAGTGCGGTTTCCCCGGATGTTGCGCTGGCGCCAGGACAAGTCGGTGGAAGAAGCCGATAGCCTGGCCACACTGCAGGATTTGTTGAGCTGACACCCGATCGTTCCCACGCTCTGCGTGGGAATGCAGCCAGGGACGTTCCGCGTCCCAAGAGCGGACGCGGAGCGTCTATTGAGGCATTCCCACGCAGAGCGTGGGAAGGATCATTGAACCAAGTTGGTGCAGGAAATTTGTCCCGCCCATTTTCGTGCACAAATGCGTCACAACCTTCTCTTTAATCACCTTTTAAAACGCTTGTTCGGGACTCTGGTTCGGAAATTGCTACTTTCATTAGGTCTTACGCTTTCCAGTAACAATAATTCTGCGCCACAAGCGCTCATATTGGTTCTTAGGGATTGAATAATGAAAAAAGCATTGCTGACCCTTTCTGCACTGGCGTTGTGCATGGCTGCCGGCTCCGCGCTGGCCAAGGAATACAAAGAACTGCGTTTTGGCGTTGACCCTTCCTATGCACCGTTCGAGTCGAAAGCGGCGGATGGCAGCCTGGTGGGCTTCGACATCGATCTGGGCAACGCAATCTGTGCCGAGCTGAAGGTCAAGTGCAAATGGGTCGAAAGCGACTTCGACGGCATGATTCCGGGCCTCAAGGCCAATAAATTCGACGGTGTGATCTCTTCGATGACCGTCACCCCGGCCCGCGAAAAAGTCATCGACTTCTCCAGCGAGCTGTTCTCCGGCCCAACCGCGTATGTATTCAAAAAAGGTTCTGGCGTCACGGCAGACGTCGCTTCGCTCAAGGGCAAAACCGTCGGCTACGAACAAGGCACCATTCAGGAAGCCTATGCCAAGGCCGTTCTGGACAAGGCTGGCGTGAAAACCCAGGCCTATCAGAACCAGGATCAGGTGTATTCCGACCTGACTTCCGGTCGTCTCGACGCCGGGATCCAGGACATGTTGCAAGCCGAACTGGGCTTCCTGAAGTCGCCAAATGGCGCCGATTACGAAATCAGCAAGCCGGTCGACAGCGAATTGCTGCCAGCCAAAACAGCTATCGGTATCTCTAAAGGTAACAAAGACCTCAAGGCACTTTTGGATAAAGGTATCAAAGCGTTACACGACGATGGCACCTACGCCACCATTCAGAAGAAACACTTTGGCGATCTGAATCTGTACAGCGGCAAATAATGCCCGGCGCCCATCTCGCGATGGGCGCTTTTTTTACTCGATCAGGTTGCTGATTTATGTTCGAAAACCTCTTACAAAACCTGGGGCTCTCAGCCTTCAGCCTCAAGGGCTTCGGTCCTTTGCTGATGGAAGGCACCTGGATGACCATCAAATTATCGGTGTTGTCGCTCTTGGTTGCCGTGTTACTCGGCTTGCTGGGCGCCAGTGCCAAACTGTCCAAAGTCAAACTGGTGCGGGTGCCGGCCCAGGTCTACACCACGCTGATCCGCGGGGTGCCAGACCTGGTGCTGATGCTGCTGATCTTCTACAGCCTGCAAACCTGGCTGACGTCCTTTACCGATTTGATGGAATGGGAATACATCGAGATCAACCCGTTCAGCGCCGGGGTCATTACCCTGGGCTTCATTTATGGCGCGTACTTCACCGAAACTTTCCGTGGGGCGATCCTTGCCGTGCCACGGGGCCAGGTCGAAGCCGCCACTGCCTATGGCCTCAAACGCGGCCAGCGCTTCTGGATCGTGGTGTTCCCGCAAATGATGCGGTTCGCCCTGCCGGGCATCGGCAACAACTGGATGGTGATGCTCAAGGCCACCGCACTGGTGTCGATCATCGGCCTCGCCGATCTGGTCAAGGCTGCCCAGGACGCCGGTAAAAGCACCTATCAATTGTTCTATTTCCTGGTCCTGGCCGCGCTGATTTACCTGCTGATCACCAGCGCCTCCAACTTCGTCCTGCGCTGGCTTGAACGCCGCTACGCCGCCGGCTCCCGGGAGGCCGTACGATGATCGAACTCTTGCAGGAATACTGGAAACCCTTCCTCTATAGCGACGGTT contains:
- a CDS encoding ATP-dependent DNA ligase, which encodes MKAFAELYAELDATTSSNAKLAAMQAYFAQAAPEDAAWAVYFLSGGRPRQLVPVRALRELAVEISGLSPWLFEESYQAVGDLAETISLVLPEAPHSSTDGLATWIEDKLLPLRGETPEFLDRRLPALWAQLDRPSLMLCIKLITGSFRVGVSKLLVTRALAAMAGLDSKRVAQRLVGYTDLSNRPSAASYLKLIAPQSADEHAQRGGQPYPFFLAHALQQPVEQFEALIGPASQWQVEWKWDGIRAQVVKREGRLWIWSRGEELVSERFPELEVLTNGLPDGTVIDGEIVAWKSAHPTTEDAFDPQSTAPPAVQPFALLQQRIGRKTLGKKILDEVPVVLLAYDLLEWQGEDWRNHTQIERRTQLEQVIATCNSPVLLASPVLTGEDWFDLARQREASRRLGVEGMMLKARDALYGVGRTKDMGVWWKWKVDPFSVDAVLIYAQRGHGRRASLYSDYTFAVWDGPPEASERTLVPFAKAYSGLTDEEMRKVDGIVRKTTVEKFGPVSSVKPSLVFELGFEGIALSRRHKSGIAVRFPRMLRWRQDKSVEEADSLATLQDLLS
- a CDS encoding transporter substrate-binding domain-containing protein; the protein is MKKALLTLSALALCMAAGSALAKEYKELRFGVDPSYAPFESKAADGSLVGFDIDLGNAICAELKVKCKWVESDFDGMIPGLKANKFDGVISSMTVTPAREKVIDFSSELFSGPTAYVFKKGSGVTADVASLKGKTVGYEQGTIQEAYAKAVLDKAGVKTQAYQNQDQVYSDLTSGRLDAGIQDMLQAELGFLKSPNGADYEISKPVDSELLPAKTAIGISKGNKDLKALLDKGIKALHDDGTYATIQKKHFGDLNLYSGK
- a CDS encoding ABC transporter permease — encoded protein: MFENLLQNLGLSAFSLKGFGPLLMEGTWMTIKLSVLSLLVAVLLGLLGASAKLSKVKLVRVPAQVYTTLIRGVPDLVLMLLIFYSLQTWLTSFTDLMEWEYIEINPFSAGVITLGFIYGAYFTETFRGAILAVPRGQVEAATAYGLKRGQRFWIVVFPQMMRFALPGIGNNWMVMLKATALVSIIGLADLVKAAQDAGKSTYQLFYFLVLAALIYLLITSASNFVLRWLERRYAAGSREAVR